A genomic segment from Nocardiopsis sp. Huas11 encodes:
- a CDS encoding 3-hydroxybutyryl-CoA dehydrogenase, producing MVQEFDKVGVVGLGTMGAGIAEVFARAGFNVIGVEIDQPALDRGRGHVDKSLSRAVSRGKLTEEERAGIDARLSFTTSREDLSDADFVVEAVPERMDIKRDVFGDLDRICPPGTILATNTSSLSVTEIAALTGRPDKVVGLHFFNPAPVMKLAEVITTVSTSAETVDVVTEVAKRIGKTPIAVGDRAGFVANALLVPYINDAIRLYERKVASREEIDAAVQKAAGLPMGPLTLADLVGLDVCLAVMDVLWAEYRDPRYVAAPLLRRMVAAGRLGRKSGEGFYAGTEDRAEPQPTGRFAEMIREEETLDLGEILIAPQIDDAMRMIGDGYASARDVDTAMRFGCGYPEGPTELLDKRGAESVVTTLVAMGEYDLTSIGVPAPLLMDRLPDAEEGAGQGGGCACHA from the coding sequence ATGGTGCAGGAATTTGACAAGGTCGGAGTCGTCGGACTCGGCACGATGGGCGCGGGCATCGCCGAGGTGTTCGCCCGCGCGGGATTCAACGTCATCGGCGTCGAGATCGACCAGCCCGCCCTCGACCGCGGTCGCGGTCACGTGGACAAGTCCCTCTCCCGTGCGGTCAGCCGGGGCAAACTCACCGAGGAGGAACGCGCCGGGATCGACGCCCGGCTCAGCTTCACCACCTCTCGCGAGGACCTCTCGGACGCGGACTTCGTCGTCGAGGCCGTGCCCGAGCGCATGGACATCAAGCGGGACGTCTTCGGGGACCTGGACCGGATCTGCCCGCCCGGCACGATCCTGGCCACGAACACCTCCTCGCTCTCGGTCACCGAGATCGCCGCGCTCACCGGCCGCCCGGACAAGGTCGTCGGTCTGCACTTCTTCAACCCGGCCCCGGTCATGAAGCTGGCCGAGGTCATCACCACGGTCTCCACCAGTGCCGAGACGGTCGACGTCGTCACCGAGGTCGCCAAGCGCATCGGCAAGACCCCGATCGCGGTGGGCGACCGCGCCGGGTTCGTGGCCAACGCGCTGCTGGTGCCCTACATCAACGACGCCATCCGCCTCTACGAGCGCAAGGTCGCCTCCCGCGAGGAGATCGACGCCGCCGTGCAGAAGGCCGCCGGGCTCCCCATGGGGCCGCTCACCCTCGCCGACCTGGTCGGCCTGGACGTGTGCCTGGCCGTCATGGACGTGCTGTGGGCGGAGTACCGGGACCCGCGCTACGTCGCCGCGCCCCTGCTGCGCCGCATGGTCGCGGCCGGACGCCTGGGCCGCAAGAGCGGCGAGGGCTTCTACGCGGGCACGGAGGACCGGGCCGAGCCCCAGCCGACGGGCCGCTTCGCGGAGATGATCCGCGAGGAGGAGACCCTGGACCTGGGCGAGATCCTCATCGCCCCGCAGATCGACGACGCCATGCGCATGATCGGCGACGGCTACGCCTCCGCCAGGGACGTCGACACCGCCATGCGGTTCGGCTGCGGTTACCCCGAGGGGCCGACCGAACTCCTGGACAAGCGCGGCGCCGAGTCCGTGGTCACCACCCTGGTGGCCATGGGCGAGTACGACCTGACCAGCATCGGCGTTCCCGCGCCGCTGCTGATGGACCGGCTGCCCGACGCCGAGGAGGGCGCGGGGCAGGGCGGCGGCTGCGCCTGCCACGCCTGA
- the nucS gene encoding endonuclease NucS: MRLVIARCSVDYVGRLTAHLPMAPRLILIKADGSVSIHADDRAFKPLNWMNPPCKLREETVADGPDVWTVTHTKSGEKLVLTVEEVMHDSSHELGKDPGLQKDGVESHLQELLAEHITTLGDGYTLIRREFPTAIGPVDILCRDAANATVAVELKRRGDIDGVEQLTRYLELLNRDPQLAPVRGVFAAQEIKPQARVLAEDRGISCVVLDYDELRGIEPDTLRLF; the protein is encoded by the coding sequence GTGCGTCTCGTCATCGCGCGGTGCAGTGTCGACTACGTCGGCCGGCTCACCGCCCACCTGCCCATGGCTCCCCGGCTCATCCTCATCAAGGCCGACGGGAGTGTCTCCATCCATGCCGACGACCGGGCGTTCAAGCCGTTGAACTGGATGAACCCGCCGTGCAAGCTCCGGGAGGAGACCGTCGCCGACGGCCCCGACGTGTGGACGGTCACGCACACCAAGTCCGGCGAGAAGCTGGTGCTGACCGTCGAGGAGGTCATGCACGACTCCTCGCACGAACTCGGCAAGGACCCCGGCCTGCAGAAGGACGGCGTGGAGTCGCACCTGCAGGAACTGCTCGCCGAGCACATCACCACGCTCGGCGACGGCTACACCCTCATCCGCCGCGAGTTCCCCACCGCCATCGGGCCGGTCGACATCCTGTGCCGTGACGCCGCCAACGCCACGGTGGCGGTCGAGCTCAAGCGGCGCGGCGACATCGACGGCGTCGAGCAGCTCACGCGCTACCTGGAGCTGCTCAACCGCGACCCGCAGCTGGCCCCCGTGCGCGGGGTGTTCGCCGCCCAGGAGATCAAGCCGCAGGCGCGCGTGCTCGCCGAGGACCGCGGGATCTCGTGCGTGGTGCTGGACTACGACGAGCTGCGCGGCATCGAGCCGGACACCCTGCGCCTGTTCTGA
- a CDS encoding ABC transporter ATP-binding protein — protein MSDTAIEAVGLHKSYGATKAVAGIDLSVPRGEVFALLGPNGAGKSTAVEILEGFRRRDRGTVRVLGEDPGTAGRSWRARVGIVWQRETLVPQLSVRAVVRHFAGYYPAPEDPDEVIARVGLAEKAGARAESLSGGQQRRLDVALGIVGRPELLFLDEPTTGFDPRARRDFWDLVRGLADGGTTIVLTTHYLEEAEALADRVCVLAGGRVRALDTPSALGGRASARATVGWWQEGRRRTVETHEPTRVVGELMSAFGGEVPELTVRRPTLEEVYLGLIGSDAAASPDGMDRDRAAGDATRDEVATR, from the coding sequence ATGAGCGACACAGCGATCGAGGCCGTGGGCCTCCACAAGTCCTACGGCGCCACGAAGGCGGTCGCGGGCATCGACCTCAGCGTGCCGCGCGGCGAGGTGTTCGCCCTCCTGGGACCCAACGGCGCGGGCAAGAGCACGGCCGTGGAGATCCTGGAGGGCTTCCGCCGCCGCGACCGCGGAACCGTCCGGGTCCTGGGCGAGGACCCGGGCACGGCCGGACGGTCCTGGCGGGCCCGCGTCGGCATCGTCTGGCAGCGGGAGACCCTCGTCCCCCAGCTGTCCGTCCGCGCCGTGGTCCGCCACTTCGCGGGCTACTACCCCGCGCCCGAGGACCCCGACGAGGTGATCGCACGCGTGGGCCTGGCGGAGAAGGCCGGAGCGCGCGCGGAGTCGCTCTCCGGCGGCCAGCAGCGCCGGCTCGACGTGGCCCTGGGCATCGTCGGCCGCCCCGAACTCCTCTTCCTCGACGAGCCGACCACCGGCTTCGACCCGCGGGCCCGGCGCGACTTCTGGGACCTCGTGCGCGGTCTGGCCGACGGCGGCACCACCATCGTGCTGACCACCCACTACCTGGAGGAGGCCGAGGCGCTCGCCGACCGGGTGTGCGTGCTCGCCGGCGGACGGGTGCGCGCCCTGGACACGCCCTCCGCGCTGGGCGGGCGGGCGAGCGCGCGGGCCACGGTCGGCTGGTGGCAGGAGGGGCGGCGGCGCACCGTCGAGACCCACGAGCCCACCCGGGTCGTCGGCGAGCTGATGAGCGCCTTCGGCGGCGAGGTCCCCGAACTGACCGTGCGCCGGCCGACCCTGGAGGAGGTCTACCTCGGACTCATCGGCTCCGATGCGGCCGCGTCCCCGGACGGGATGGACCGGGACCGTGCGGCCGGGGACGCGACGCGGGACGAGGTGGCGACGCGATGA
- a CDS encoding ABC transporter permease — protein MSTGTSPTEAVPDARPAASPRLPGPLRVGLARGWMEVREFAREWESVVFTFTLPSLVLLLFGVIFDGAFDADMPAVDFYLPGLIAMGLMSVSFQTLGVGIAVERDRGGLRRLRGTPMPPTAYFLGKTVLVLFLALAQLVLLMGVAALVHGAAMPRDAAAWATMAWVFLLGTVACAMLGTAASSLARNARTASGIVVVPFLVLQFISGIFVPIMVLPGWVVDVASLFPLKWMAQGMRAAFYPDQMRVLEPSGGWDLPMVALALGAWCVVGLVLTLATFRWKTRKDG, from the coding sequence ATGAGCACCGGCACGAGCCCGACCGAGGCGGTCCCCGACGCCCGCCCCGCCGCCTCCCCTCGCCTTCCCGGCCCGCTGCGGGTGGGCCTGGCCCGCGGCTGGATGGAGGTCCGCGAGTTCGCCCGCGAGTGGGAGAGCGTGGTGTTCACCTTCACGCTGCCCTCCCTCGTCCTGCTGCTGTTCGGGGTGATCTTCGACGGCGCCTTCGACGCCGACATGCCCGCCGTCGACTTCTACCTGCCCGGCCTGATCGCGATGGGCCTGATGTCGGTCAGCTTCCAGACCCTGGGGGTGGGCATCGCCGTCGAACGCGACCGGGGCGGCCTGCGCCGGCTGCGCGGGACCCCCATGCCGCCGACCGCCTACTTCCTCGGCAAGACCGTTCTGGTCCTGTTCCTGGCGCTGGCCCAACTGGTCCTGCTGATGGGCGTCGCCGCCCTCGTGCACGGCGCCGCGATGCCCCGGGACGCCGCCGCGTGGGCCACGATGGCGTGGGTGTTCCTCCTGGGCACCGTCGCGTGCGCCATGCTCGGAACGGCCGCGAGCTCCCTGGCGCGCAACGCCAGGACCGCGTCCGGCATCGTCGTGGTCCCCTTCCTGGTGCTGCAGTTCATCTCCGGGATCTTCGTCCCGATCATGGTCCTGCCCGGCTGGGTCGTCGACGTGGCGTCGCTCTTCCCGCTCAAGTGGATGGCCCAGGGCATGCGCGCCGCGTTCTACCCCGACCAGATGCGCGTGCTCGAACCCTCGGGCGGCTGGGACCTGCCCATGGTCGCCCTGGCCCTGGGAGCCTGGTGTGTGGTGGGCTTGGTCCTGACCCTGGCCACCTTCCGGTGGAAGACGCGCAAGGACGGGTGA
- a CDS encoding sensor histidine kinase — translation MSGVDERHAWDLGVWWDVYFTAVMGAVAVLAALSTDPGRRVVAVALVGAAVAAYYLYGRRLLLTEHSRADRRSLVFMGLLLATVLPAVMLNPTLTFMVVAVSPLCFMTAGTVRAVPTVALILIVPVLVRGLTEGQEWETFTVSLLVHAVIIAFSGWFGFWFERIVEQSYERAELIRQLRESREEAVRLSEEAGAMAEREHLGRELHDTLAQGLTSVIALTQAVESEMDTDPALARRHLALMRETASDNLADARAMVAARQAVRPGGGGSLDAALARATERLAAELGIGVDLTVRGTPVPLPGDVQVCLLRTAQEALANIRRHSGAEHADVVLEYSPTTADLTVSDDGRGFTPGAGPGHGLGNMRHRARGAGGVLTVDSVPGAGTTVRASIPLRPEAAQPAPEESAR, via the coding sequence GTGAGCGGAGTGGACGAGCGGCACGCCTGGGATCTGGGAGTGTGGTGGGACGTCTACTTCACCGCGGTCATGGGTGCGGTGGCGGTCTTGGCGGCGCTGTCCACCGACCCCGGACGGCGGGTGGTCGCGGTCGCCCTGGTCGGGGCGGCCGTCGCCGCCTACTACCTGTACGGCCGCCGGCTCCTGCTGACCGAACACTCCCGGGCGGACCGCCGTTCCCTGGTCTTCATGGGCCTGCTCCTGGCCACCGTCCTCCCCGCCGTGATGCTCAACCCGACCCTCACGTTCATGGTCGTGGCGGTCTCCCCGCTCTGCTTCATGACCGCGGGGACGGTCCGTGCCGTTCCCACCGTGGCGCTGATCCTGATCGTCCCCGTCCTCGTGCGGGGGCTGACCGAAGGGCAGGAGTGGGAGACCTTCACCGTCAGCCTGCTCGTCCACGCGGTGATCATCGCCTTCTCCGGCTGGTTCGGGTTCTGGTTCGAGAGGATCGTCGAACAGAGCTACGAGCGCGCCGAGCTCATCCGGCAGCTGCGCGAGAGCCGGGAGGAGGCGGTCCGGCTCTCGGAGGAGGCCGGGGCGATGGCCGAACGCGAACACCTGGGCCGGGAACTGCACGACACCCTCGCCCAGGGGCTCACGAGCGTCATCGCGCTGACCCAGGCGGTGGAGTCGGAGATGGACACCGACCCCGCCCTGGCCCGCCGCCACCTGGCGCTCATGCGCGAGACCGCGTCGGACAACCTCGCCGACGCCCGTGCCATGGTCGCCGCGCGCCAGGCCGTCCGGCCCGGAGGCGGCGGCTCGCTCGACGCCGCGCTCGCCCGGGCCACCGAGCGGCTCGCCGCCGAGCTCGGCATCGGCGTCGACCTGACCGTGCGCGGCACGCCCGTGCCCCTGCCCGGCGACGTCCAGGTCTGCCTCCTGCGCACCGCACAGGAGGCGCTGGCCAACATCCGCAGGCACTCCGGCGCCGAGCACGCCGACGTCGTCCTGGAGTACTCACCCACCACCGCCGACCTGACCGTGTCCGACGACGGGCGGGGCTTCACACCCGGCGCGGGTCCCGGCCACGGACTGGGCAACATGCGCCACCGCGCGCGCGGCGCGGGCGGCGTCCTCACCGTGGACAGCGTGCCCGGCGCCGGGACGACCGTGCGCGCGTCCATCCCCCTGCGCCCGGAAGCCGCACAGCCCGCCCCCGAGGAGTCCGCCCGGTGA
- a CDS encoding response regulator transcription factor — protein MITVLLVDDHPVVREGIRGMLGAEADLTVVGDAASGPEAVARTADLRPDVVLMDLRMPGGDGVAATERISARFPGTHVLVLTTYDTDSDILRAVEAGATGYLLKDTPRAELAAAVRAAARGETVLSGRVAGALLTGMRRRSAPESPALSSREAQILRLAADGRTNAAIASALHISPTTVKTHLARAYDKLGVGDRTSAVTQALRRGLLPGE, from the coding sequence GTGATCACCGTCCTGTTGGTCGACGACCATCCCGTCGTGCGCGAGGGCATCCGCGGCATGCTCGGCGCCGAGGCCGACCTCACCGTGGTGGGCGACGCCGCCTCGGGACCCGAGGCCGTGGCGCGGACCGCCGACCTGCGCCCCGACGTCGTACTGATGGACCTGCGCATGCCCGGCGGCGACGGGGTGGCGGCCACCGAGCGCATCAGCGCGCGGTTCCCAGGCACACACGTCCTGGTGCTCACCACCTACGACACCGACTCCGACATCCTGCGCGCAGTCGAGGCCGGCGCCACCGGCTACCTGCTCAAGGACACCCCCCGTGCGGAGCTGGCCGCGGCGGTGCGCGCGGCGGCGCGCGGCGAGACCGTGCTCAGCGGACGGGTCGCCGGCGCGCTGCTGACCGGGATGCGGCGGCGTTCCGCGCCGGAGTCCCCCGCGCTCTCCTCCCGTGAGGCGCAGATCCTGCGCCTGGCCGCGGACGGGCGGACCAACGCGGCCATCGCGAGCGCGCTGCACATCAGCCCCACCACCGTCAAGACGCATCTGGCGCGCGCGTACGACAAGCTGGGCGTGGGCGACCGCACGTCCGCGGTCACCCAGGCCCTACGCCGCGGCCTGCTGCCCGGCGAGTGA
- a CDS encoding DUF1707 domain-containing protein, which translates to MVDPMSEPDRPDPGRMRASDADRDSVAHRLREALAEGRLSPDEHSERLDSVYDAKTLGELVPLTEDLPAPASDRAPTHVPGDFHSPRPVYGGGRVVKAEPTSTVAVAVMGGADRSGGWVVPANFYAGAVMGGIELDLREARFTQRESTIWACTVMGGIDITVPDDIQVRVHGLPVMGGFGATGAPPSVMDPEAPIVHVRGLAVMGGVDVKYRRRKHQKEIDD; encoded by the coding sequence ATGGTGGACCCGATGAGTGAACCCGATCGCCCCGACCCCGGGCGGATGCGCGCCTCCGACGCCGACCGCGACTCCGTCGCGCACCGCCTGCGCGAGGCGCTGGCCGAGGGCCGACTGAGCCCCGACGAACACAGTGAGCGCCTGGACTCGGTGTACGACGCCAAGACGCTCGGTGAACTCGTCCCGCTCACGGAGGACCTGCCGGCGCCCGCCTCCGACCGCGCGCCGACGCACGTGCCCGGCGACTTCCATTCACCGCGCCCGGTCTACGGGGGCGGCCGGGTGGTCAAGGCCGAGCCGACCAGCACCGTGGCGGTGGCCGTGATGGGCGGCGCCGACCGCTCCGGCGGCTGGGTGGTCCCGGCGAACTTCTACGCCGGCGCGGTCATGGGCGGGATCGAGCTGGACCTGCGCGAGGCGCGCTTCACCCAGCGCGAGTCCACCATCTGGGCGTGCACGGTCATGGGCGGGATCGACATCACCGTGCCCGACGACATCCAGGTCCGCGTGCACGGCCTGCCCGTGATGGGCGGGTTCGGCGCCACGGGCGCCCCGCCCAGCGTCATGGACCCCGAGGCCCCGATCGTGCACGTGCGCGGCCTGGCGGTCATGGGCGGCGTCGACGTCAAGTACCGCCGGCGCAAGCACCAGAAGGAGATCGACGACTGA
- a CDS encoding M20/M25/M40 family metallo-hydrolase: protein MRRRAASPRPTATPRRRAAAATAGVAAAIVAAGTLAASPAQAAPPDHAGPPEHAGAPDHAGPPRSDEAALPDLVTAEAIEGHLENLSTIARYNGGNRASNTPGYDVAAQYVEDQLERAGYEPYRHEYEYLDWQEHSDAVLATTAPEDAGFELGVDFATMSYSAAGDVTAPGVLVETDAGDSGCSPEHFADFPEGAVAVTVRGACAFADKVQNAADAGASATVVINNVDELLQGTVSEPSDIPAVGMSQEAGARLLEAGEGLELRLVVDSTAETSTSYSVLAETSGGRDDNVVVVGGHLDSVEEGPGINDNGSGTAFVLETAIQLAAQEDPNNQVRFAFWGTEESGLVGSTRYVESLTEEQLDDIALYLNFDMIGSHNYARFVLDGRGELPDSSGAPSGSGAIAQVFEEYFEEQGQVSEPGVLSGRSDYQPFMLAGVPAGGLFSGADGTKTEAQVEWYGGTAGELFDPYYHTADDTLDKINTDALDELSAAGAHGVEFFADNTLPVNGVAPLSSPIVSFDRVGADLVR from the coding sequence ATCAGACGACGTGCCGCTTCTCCCAGACCGACTGCCACCCCCCGTCGGCGGGCAGCGGCGGCCACCGCCGGAGTCGCCGCCGCCATCGTCGCCGCCGGGACGCTCGCCGCGTCCCCGGCCCAGGCCGCCCCGCCGGACCACGCGGGGCCGCCGGAGCACGCAGGCGCCCCTGACCACGCCGGTCCGCCGCGCTCGGACGAGGCGGCCCTGCCCGACCTGGTGACCGCCGAGGCGATCGAGGGCCACCTGGAGAACCTCAGCACCATCGCGCGCTACAACGGCGGCAACCGCGCCTCGAACACCCCGGGGTACGACGTGGCCGCCCAGTACGTCGAGGACCAGCTCGAACGCGCCGGGTACGAGCCCTACCGCCACGAGTACGAGTACCTCGACTGGCAGGAGCACTCCGACGCCGTCCTGGCCACGACCGCTCCGGAGGACGCCGGCTTCGAGCTCGGCGTCGACTTCGCCACGATGAGCTACTCGGCGGCGGGCGACGTGACGGCCCCGGGCGTCCTGGTCGAGACCGACGCCGGGGACAGCGGGTGCTCGCCCGAGCACTTCGCGGACTTCCCCGAGGGCGCGGTCGCCGTCACCGTGCGCGGCGCCTGCGCGTTCGCCGACAAGGTCCAGAACGCCGCGGACGCGGGCGCCTCCGCCACCGTGGTGATCAACAACGTCGACGAGCTCCTCCAGGGGACGGTCTCCGAGCCGTCGGACATCCCGGCCGTGGGCATGTCCCAGGAGGCCGGCGCCCGGCTGCTGGAGGCGGGTGAGGGACTGGAGCTGCGACTCGTGGTCGACTCCACCGCCGAGACCAGCACCTCCTACAGCGTCCTGGCCGAGACCTCCGGCGGACGGGACGACAACGTCGTGGTCGTCGGCGGCCACCTCGACAGCGTCGAGGAGGGGCCGGGGATCAACGACAACGGCAGCGGCACGGCGTTCGTGCTGGAGACCGCGATCCAGCTCGCCGCCCAGGAGGACCCGAACAACCAGGTCCGGTTCGCCTTCTGGGGCACCGAGGAGAGCGGCCTGGTGGGCTCGACCCGCTACGTCGAGAGCCTGACCGAGGAGCAGCTCGACGACATCGCGCTGTACCTGAACTTCGACATGATCGGCTCGCACAACTACGCGCGCTTCGTGCTGGACGGCCGGGGCGAGCTGCCGGACTCCAGCGGCGCGCCGTCGGGTTCGGGGGCCATCGCCCAGGTCTTCGAGGAGTACTTCGAGGAGCAGGGCCAGGTCAGCGAGCCGGGCGTGCTGAGCGGCCGCAGCGACTACCAGCCGTTCATGCTCGCCGGGGTCCCGGCCGGCGGCCTGTTCAGCGGTGCCGACGGCACCAAGACCGAGGCGCAGGTCGAGTGGTACGGCGGTACGGCCGGTGAGCTGTTCGACCCGTACTACCACACGGCCGACGACACGCTCGACAAGATCAACACGGACGCGCTCGACGAGCTGTCCGCGGCCGGCGCCCACGGCGTGGAGTTCTTCGCCGACAACACCCTGCCGGTGAACGGTGTGGCTCCGCTGTCGAGCCCGATCGTCTCCTTCGACCGCGTCGGCGCCGACCTGGTCCGCTGA
- a CDS encoding cob(I)yrinic acid a,c-diamide adenosyltransferase, which translates to MTKRDTDKPVVLSKIYTRTGDTGTTALADMSRTSKNDTRLVGYADTEEANAAIGLVLTLGDVPDDVRTLLGRIQNELFDLGADLSTPITPDPAYPPLRVEPEYVARLEEACDAYNADLPTLRSFLLPGGSPTVALLHTARIVVRRAERAVWAAIEEHGDTVNPLTAQYLNRLSDLLFILGRHVAADGDEVLWKPGGER; encoded by the coding sequence ATGACCAAACGGGACACGGACAAGCCGGTCGTACTGTCGAAGATCTACACGCGCACGGGCGACACCGGGACCACGGCGCTCGCCGACATGAGCCGGACGAGCAAGAACGACACCCGCCTCGTGGGCTACGCGGACACCGAGGAGGCCAACGCCGCCATCGGCCTGGTCCTGACGCTCGGTGACGTCCCCGACGACGTCCGCACACTGCTCGGACGCATCCAGAACGAGCTCTTCGACCTGGGCGCGGACCTGTCGACACCGATCACGCCCGACCCCGCCTACCCGCCGCTGCGGGTGGAGCCGGAGTACGTCGCCCGCCTGGAGGAGGCCTGCGACGCCTACAACGCCGACCTGCCGACCCTGCGCAGCTTCCTGCTGCCCGGAGGCTCCCCCACCGTGGCGCTCCTGCACACGGCGCGGATCGTGGTCCGGCGGGCCGAGCGGGCGGTGTGGGCGGCGATCGAGGAGCACGGGGACACGGTCAACCCGCTCACCGCGCAGTACCTCAACCGGTTGTCGGACCTGCTGTTCATCCTCGGGCGCCACGTCGCCGCCGACGGCGACGAGGTCCTGTGGAAGCCCGGCGGCGAACGCTGA
- a CDS encoding MTH1187 family thiamine-binding protein, whose protein sequence is MIVAFSVSPLGSGESVASAVARAVKVVRDSGLPNETTAMFTSVEGEWDEVMDVVKRAVAAAGEGSSRVSLTLKADIREGVTDGLRSKVEDLERELDSLE, encoded by the coding sequence ATGATCGTCGCTTTCTCTGTGTCCCCACTCGGTTCCGGTGAGTCCGTCGCCTCCGCCGTCGCGCGTGCGGTGAAGGTCGTCCGGGACAGCGGGCTGCCCAACGAGACCACCGCCATGTTCACCAGTGTCGAGGGTGAGTGGGACGAGGTCATGGACGTCGTCAAGCGTGCCGTGGCGGCCGCGGGGGAGGGATCCTCCCGGGTCTCGCTCACGCTCAAGGCCGACATCCGCGAGGGCGTCACCGACGGCCTGCGGAGCAAGGTCGAGGACCTCGAACGCGAACTCGACTCCCTGGAGTAG
- a CDS encoding DUF2550 domain-containing protein, translating into MDRLLPGTTWFDATQWAFIALLFVLVAVVLAAFMRRSVLKRRGGAVECYLRAPEERGRRGMWRIGFGRYGTENLGWFPLFSLRPRPTAKLSRRGLVVVGRRSPDAADLSYLPADVTVLQVGWSSPGGGDPEDVSFEIAMNDSTLTGFLSWMESMPPGSRWEA; encoded by the coding sequence ATGGATCGACTGCTGCCTGGCACGACGTGGTTCGACGCCACGCAGTGGGCGTTCATCGCCCTGCTCTTCGTCCTTGTCGCGGTGGTCCTCGCCGCCTTCATGCGCCGCTCCGTGCTCAAACGGCGCGGTGGTGCGGTGGAGTGTTACCTGCGTGCTCCCGAGGAGAGGGGCCGCCGGGGGATGTGGCGGATCGGCTTCGGCCGGTACGGCACGGAGAACCTCGGCTGGTTCCCCCTCTTCTCCCTCAGACCGCGGCCGACAGCCAAGCTGTCGCGCCGCGGTCTCGTCGTTGTGGGACGCCGTTCCCCCGACGCGGCCGACCTGTCCTACCTGCCGGCCGACGTGACCGTGCTCCAGGTGGGCTGGTCCTCTCCCGGCGGCGGCGACCCCGAGGACGTGTCGTTCGAGATCGCGATGAACGACAGCACGCTCACCGGGTTCCTGTCCTGGATGGAGTCGATGCCCCCGGGCAGCCGCTGGGAGGCCTGA
- a CDS encoding F0F1 ATP synthase subunit epsilon encodes MSKKLFVEIVSPEREIWAGEGDMVIAKTVDGEIGVQPGHIPVLAVLAHDAVVRVLGARETGEVVAAAHSGFVSVSGEGRVSILAETAELAEDIDVDRARTALKSASEGGDDVAVGRARSRLRAVGEEVA; translated from the coding sequence GTGTCGAAGAAGCTTTTCGTCGAGATCGTCTCGCCCGAACGTGAGATTTGGGCGGGCGAGGGCGACATGGTCATCGCGAAGACCGTCGATGGTGAGATCGGTGTGCAGCCCGGGCACATCCCCGTGCTCGCGGTGCTGGCGCACGACGCGGTCGTTCGCGTCCTCGGGGCTCGGGAGACCGGTGAGGTCGTGGCGGCCGCGCACAGCGGGTTCGTCTCCGTCTCCGGTGAGGGACGCGTGTCGATCCTCGCCGAGACCGCCGAGCTGGCCGAGGACATCGACGTGGACCGCGCGCGCACCGCGCTGAAGTCCGCGTCCGAGGGCGGCGACGACGTCGCTGTGGGCCGTGCCCGCAGCCGGCTGCGCGCCGTCGGCGAGGAAGTCGCCTAA